One window from the genome of Musa acuminata AAA Group cultivar baxijiao chromosome BXJ1-4, Cavendish_Baxijiao_AAA, whole genome shotgun sequence encodes:
- the LOC135672253 gene encoding transcription factor bHLH110-like isoform X1: protein MMGSSHLDHFHQEELHGFASLATVPAFHDLACSREWNQNQLLNLGDFISNANGTLNHEISSHSSPMIQDMGCHWACNDQEGFVNQLPAYQLNLAKAKEELTDNSFRKLNGFFKDHSDQDHQPHEKLFMRALASDCQMDGLRPLPGNLPENSSFDSYEGGHVALPTANFSQSCPLRPGMMDDVHALDLSASAGLGGGVSFCQPSLAGMALLGGEDASSGLDHLQESIQGPFYLHHKMPSLVSGGTEARRCNSSWEHKSCQAAPGNPRFQQQRSSCSPFKVRKEKLGDRIAALQQLVAPFGKTDTASVLMEAIGYIKFLLDQVEKLSVPYMRSSGSKKRSRTTQEASNEEAKRDLRSRGLCLVSLACTSYMTTTTEQGVWSAATYGGSD, encoded by the exons ATGATGGGTTCTTCACATCTGGATCACTTCCACCAAGAAGAGCTTCATGGCTTCGCCTCTTTAGCCACGGTTCCAGCTTTCCATGATCTTGCCTGCAGCCGTGAGTGGAACCAAAACCAGCTACT TAACTTGGGTGACTTCATTTCAAACGCCAATGGAACTCTAAATCATGAAATCTCTTCCCATAGCTCACCGATGATTCAAGACATGGGGTGTCACTGGGCTTGCAATGACCAAGAGGGCTTCGTGAACCAGCTGCCTGCCTATCAACTTAACCTAGCGAAGGCCAAAGAGGAGTTGACAGACAACTCTTTCCGGAAGCTCAATGGGTTCTTTAAGGATCACTCGGATCAAGACCACCAACCACACGAAAAGCTCTTCATGAGGGCATTAGCGTCAGATTGTCAGATGGATGGCCTTCGGCCGCTGCCGGGAAACTTGCCAGAAAACTCGAGCTTCGATAGTTATGAAGGTGGCCACGTGGCTCTTCCGACTGCTAATTTTTCGCAGTCCTGTCCGCTTCGGCCAGGCATGATGGATGATGTTCATGCATTGGATCTCTCGGCTTCAGCTGGATTAGGAGGAGGGGTAAGCTTTTGCCAACCGTCGCTGGCTGGAATGGCTTTGCTAGGAGGAGAGGATGCGTCTTCCGGGCTCGACCATCTACAAGAATCGATTCAAGGACCATTTTACCTCCATCATAAA ATGCCATCTCTGGTCAGCGGAGGAACAGAAGCGAGGAGATGCAACAGCAGTTGGGAGCACAAATCATGCCAAGCAGCACCCGGAAACCCTCGGTTCCAGCAGCAGCGCTCTTCCTGCTCTCCGTTCAAG GTGAGGAAGGAGAAGCTGGGGGATAGGATTGCAGCACTGCAGCAGCTGGTGGCACCATTCGGCAAG ACTGACACGGCTTCAGTGCTCATGGAGGCCATCGGATACATTAAATTCCTATTGGACCAAGTCGAG AAGCTAAGTGTGCCGTACATGAGGTCATCCGGCAGCAAAAAAAGATCAAGGACAACGCAAGAG GCATCGAATGAGGAGGCAAAGCGAGATCTGAGGAGTCGAGGGCTTTGCCTGGTGTCCTTGGCCTGCACATCATACATGACAACAACAACGGAGCAAGGAGTTTGGTCGGCAGCCACATATGGGGGAAGTGATTGA
- the LOC135672253 gene encoding transcription factor bHLH110-like isoform X2 has protein sequence MIQDMGCHWACNDQEGFVNQLPAYQLNLAKAKEELTDNSFRKLNGFFKDHSDQDHQPHEKLFMRALASDCQMDGLRPLPGNLPENSSFDSYEGGHVALPTANFSQSCPLRPGMMDDVHALDLSASAGLGGGVSFCQPSLAGMALLGGEDASSGLDHLQESIQGPFYLHHKMPSLVSGGTEARRCNSSWEHKSCQAAPGNPRFQQQRSSCSPFKVRKEKLGDRIAALQQLVAPFGKTDTASVLMEAIGYIKFLLDQVEKLSVPYMRSSGSKKRSRTTQEASNEEAKRDLRSRGLCLVSLACTSYMTTTTEQGVWSAATYGGSD, from the exons ATGATTCAAGACATGGGGTGTCACTGGGCTTGCAATGACCAAGAGGGCTTCGTGAACCAGCTGCCTGCCTATCAACTTAACCTAGCGAAGGCCAAAGAGGAGTTGACAGACAACTCTTTCCGGAAGCTCAATGGGTTCTTTAAGGATCACTCGGATCAAGACCACCAACCACACGAAAAGCTCTTCATGAGGGCATTAGCGTCAGATTGTCAGATGGATGGCCTTCGGCCGCTGCCGGGAAACTTGCCAGAAAACTCGAGCTTCGATAGTTATGAAGGTGGCCACGTGGCTCTTCCGACTGCTAATTTTTCGCAGTCCTGTCCGCTTCGGCCAGGCATGATGGATGATGTTCATGCATTGGATCTCTCGGCTTCAGCTGGATTAGGAGGAGGGGTAAGCTTTTGCCAACCGTCGCTGGCTGGAATGGCTTTGCTAGGAGGAGAGGATGCGTCTTCCGGGCTCGACCATCTACAAGAATCGATTCAAGGACCATTTTACCTCCATCATAAA ATGCCATCTCTGGTCAGCGGAGGAACAGAAGCGAGGAGATGCAACAGCAGTTGGGAGCACAAATCATGCCAAGCAGCACCCGGAAACCCTCGGTTCCAGCAGCAGCGCTCTTCCTGCTCTCCGTTCAAG GTGAGGAAGGAGAAGCTGGGGGATAGGATTGCAGCACTGCAGCAGCTGGTGGCACCATTCGGCAAG ACTGACACGGCTTCAGTGCTCATGGAGGCCATCGGATACATTAAATTCCTATTGGACCAAGTCGAG AAGCTAAGTGTGCCGTACATGAGGTCATCCGGCAGCAAAAAAAGATCAAGGACAACGCAAGAG GCATCGAATGAGGAGGCAAAGCGAGATCTGAGGAGTCGAGGGCTTTGCCTGGTGTCCTTGGCCTGCACATCATACATGACAACAACAACGGAGCAAGGAGTTTGGTCGGCAGCCACATATGGGGGAAGTGATTGA
- the LOC103974917 gene encoding small ribosomal subunit protein mS77 (rPPR2)-like → MREQAQKQEDRQKGAFLNSPTDARSVSLADEKGGASRVAAFPQRKGKFKYAIYGLDLSDPQMGGAGIKVAEAENHFVPQELQPVEEKCKEIEERILSLKAKRDDLPPLLADWKEFLQPKRIDWLALLDRIKERNVDLYLKVIYGSYQVKGLGFQMSIAWALYVLRQSLLRMQQSDIIELGW, encoded by the exons ATGCGGGAGCAAGCTCAGAAGCAAGAAGATCGACAGAAAGGAGCGTTTCTAAACTCTCCAACTGATGCAAGGAGTGTCTCTTTGGCGGATGAGAAAGGTGGAGCGTCAAGAGTGGCAGCTTTTCCACAGAGGAAGGGGAAGTTCAAGTACGCGATTTATGGGCTGGATTTGTCGGACCCCCAAATGGGCGGAGCTGGTATAAAGGTGGCGGAGGCTGAGAACCATTTTGTGCCTCAGGAGTTGCAGCCTGTAGAAGAAAAATGTAAGGAGATTGAGGAGAGGATCCTTTCTTTGAAGGCAAAGAGGGATGATCTACCACCATTGTTGGCGGACTGGAAGGAGTTCCTCCAGCCAAAGAGGATTGATTGGCTAGCATTGCTTGATAGAATTAAGGAGCGAAATGTGGATTTATATTTAAAG GTCATTTATGGATCGTATCAAGTTAAAGGTCTTGGCTTTCAAATGAGTATTGCTTGGGCCTTGTATGTCTTAAGGCAGTCTCTACTAAGGATGCAACAAAGTGATATCATTGAATTGGGATGGTAG
- the LOC103974916 gene encoding tubby-like F-box protein 5 has translation MSFKSLVRELRDGIGSMSRRGGGAMEGMMTAHSRGCAPHPQELEEQQQQGRWANLPPELLLDVIQRVEASEVAWPERRHVLACAAVCRSWRNITKEVVRSPEQCGQITFPFPLKQPGPRDHPIQCFIRRERATSTFCLYLGLTPSLQGQSDKLLLAAHKIRRATSTNFVISLNPDDFSRASSTYIGKARSNFLATKFTVYDSEPPFDAAVSSSNRSNRRIHPRQVSSRVPAGNYNIATISYELNILRTRGPRRMQCMMHSIPISSIQEGGSVPAPSSFIHSVDQRLSSLPVVKGKEPVKGFSSTSLNESNAPVQINGESLILKNKAPRWHEQLQCWCLNFRGRVTVASVKNFQLVAAADPSCHVSPAEQEKVILQFGKIGKDIFTMDYQYPLSAFQAFAICLTSFDTKPACE, from the exons ATGTCGTTTAAGAGCCTCGTCCGTGAGCTGAGGGATGGGATTGGGAGCATgtcaagaagaggaggaggagcgatGGAAGGGATGATGACCGCGCACAGCCGAGGATGTGCCCCGCATCCGCAAGAGCtggaagagcagcagcagcaggggaGGTGGGCGAACCTGCCGCCGGAGCTGCTGCTGGATGTGATCCAGAGAGTGGAGGCGAGTGAGGTCGCGTGGCCGGAGAGGAGGCATGTGCTAGCGTGCGCGGCGGTGTGCCGCTCGTGGCGGAACATCACGAAGGAGGTGGTCAGGTCCCCCGAGCAATGCGGCCAGATCACCTTCCCTTTCCCCCTCAAGCA GCCCGGGCCACGAGATCACCCGATTCAGTGCTTTATAAGGAGGGAGAGAGCGACGTCGACCTTCTGCTTGTACCTGGGTCTGACCCCCT CACTGCAGGGGCAGAGTGACAAGCTTTTGTTGGCAGCCCACAAGATCAGACGTGCAACGAGCACCAACTTTGTGATCTCATTGAATCCTGATGATTTCTCTCGAGCTAGCAGTACCTATATTGGAAAAGCGAG GTCAAACTTTCTGGCAACAAAGTTCACTGTTTATGACAGCGAGCCTCCTTTTGATGCTGCAGTTTCTTCAAGCAATCGTTCAAATCGAAGGATTCATCCTAGGCAAGTGTCCTCGAGAGTACCGGCTGGCAATTACAACATTGCTACCATCTCCTATGAGCTGAACATCTTGCGAACCCGAGGGCCACGAAGAATGCAGTGCATGATGCACTCGATCCCCATCTCCTCCATCCAAGAAGGTGGGAGTGTCCCTGCACCCAGCAGTTTCATTCACTCCGTCGATCAACGGCTCTCCAGTTTACCAGTTGTGAAGGGCAAGGAGCCGGTGAAAGGTTTTTCTTCCACCAGTCTCAATGAATCAAATGCACCTGTCCAGATCAATGGAGAATCTCTCATTCTAAAGAATAAAGCCCCTCGGTGGCATGAGCAGCTTCAGTGCTGGTGCTTGAACTTTAGAGGACGAGTAACAGTGGCTTCTGTCAAGAACTTTCAGCTTGTGGCAGCTGCAGATCCTTCCTGTCATGTTTCTCCAGCAGAGCAAGAAAAAGTTATTCTTCAGTTTGGTAAAATAGGAAAGGATATTTTCACTATGGATTATCAATATCCACTCTCTGCATTTCAGGCATTTGCAATTTGCTTGACGAGTTTTGACACTAAGCCAGCATGTGAATGA